DNA sequence from the Brachybacterium avium genome:
GGCCTATCCCGGCTTCGACACCACCTCGACCCTGCGCCATCTGCGCACCACCGGGCACAACCACTCCTGGTTCGTGCTCACCCGGAAGATCATCGAGAAGGAGTTCGCCCTCTCCGGCAGCGAGCAGAATCCGGATCTCACCGGCAAGGACTGGCGGCAGGTGCTGGGCCGGGTGAAGCCCGGCGCCCCCGGCCCGGTGCAGGCCTTCCTCGACCACGGCGAGGACTTCCTGCAGGCGCGGAGCGTTCCCGAGCTGGTGGGGAAGATGAATGCGCTGACGGGCGAGGAGCTGGTCGACGCCGGCGAGCTCGAGCAGCTCATCCGCGCCCGCGATGCGGAGCTGCGCCACCCGTACTCGAAGGACGCCCAGCTCACGGCGCTGCGCGGAGCACGGAAGTACGTGGGGGATCGGCTGATCCGTACCGCCGCCCCGCATGCCCTGCTGGATCCGCAGGCCGGGCCGCTGATCGCGGTGCGCCTGCATGTGCTGCTGCGCAAGACCCTCGGCGGGCTGGAGACGGACCTGGGCGGCAGGGTGCAGCGCACCGCCGGTGCCGCCGAGGCCGGGCCCGGGGCGCTGCCGGGACTCTATGCGGCCGGTGAGGCCAGCGGCTTCGGCGGCGGCGGGGTGCACGGACACAACGCTCTGGAGGGCACCTTCCTGGGTGGCTGCCTGTTCTCCGGCCGACAGGCCGCGCAGGGGATTCTCGTAGATCTGCGCTGAGATCCGGACTGACCTGCAGTGATCTGCATCATATCCACATCGTGAAAACGAAATTTCGAATTGGTGTTGCTTTCGTCTCACCGGTGGGCTAGTTTTCTCCCACGACACCGGCGCCGTTGTTCTGGCATGGATAACCATCGGGCTGGTTCGCGCAGATCCTGACCGCAACCGTGCCCTCGTGAAGGACCAGCGTCGGCGCTCGCCGCGCAGGTCGAGGAGCGTGCGGCGATGGAGCCCACACAGATCACCGTCAACGGACGACCCCTGACCACTGCGGGGGCCGAGCCGCACACCAACCTGCTGACCTGGCTGCGTGACCAGGGGCTGACCGGAGCCAAGGAGGGCTGCGCGGAAGGGGAGTGCGGTGCCTGCGCCGTGCTCGTCGCCCGCCCCGACGGCGAGGGCGGCTCCCGCTGGACGTCGCTGAACTCCTGCCTGCCGCCGGCGCTCGCCTTCGCCGACCAGGAGATCGTCACCGCCGAGGGCCTCGGCGGCGCCCCCGGGATCGGCGAGGACGCCGAGCTGCACCCCGTCCAGCGCGAGATGGCCGAGCGCGGCGGCTCCCAGTGCGGCTTCTGCACCCCCGGCTTCGTGTGCTCGATGGCCGCGGAGTACTACCGTCCCGAGCGCCTCGCCGACGCGGAGGAGGCGACCGGCGAGCCGGCCGACGAGCCCGGGGATCACGACCACGAGTGCGGCGCCAACGGCTTCGACCTCCACGCCCTCAGCGGCAACCTCTGCCGCTGCACGGGCTACCGGCCGATCCGCGACGCCGCCTACGCCCTCGGCGACCCCGCGCAGGATGATCCCCTGGCCCGGCGCCGCGAGCATTCCGCCCCCGGGGCTCCGGCGGTGAGCGTCACCAGCGGCGGGGCCGAGTTCCACCGCCCGGCGGACCTCCCCGAGCTGCTGCGGCGCGTCGCCTCCGCGCCAGAGGCGACGCTCGTCGCGGGCGCGACCGACGTCGGGGTGGAGACCAACATCCTGCACCGGCGGCCCCCGCTGCAGCTGGCGATCGACCACCTGAGCGAGCTGCGCACCCTGATCCAGACCCCGGAGCACCTCGAGATCGGCGCCGCGCTGACCCTCTCCGAGATCGAGCGCGACCTCGACGGCCGCGTCCCGCTGCTGGCCCAGCTCTTCCCCCAGTTCGCCTCGCGGCTGATCCGCAACAGCGCCACCCTGGGCGGCAACATCGGCACCGGCTCCCCGATCGGGGACTCCGCCCCGGCGCTGCTGGCCCTGGACGCCCGGATCGTCCTCGCCTCCGTCGACGGTGAACGGGAGGTGCCGATCAGCGAGTACTTCACCGGCTATCGGCAGACCGTCCGCGCCCCGCACGAGATCATCCGGGCGCTGCGCATCCCCCTGCCGGTGCTGCCGGCCACCACCTTCCTGAAGATCGCCAAGCGGCGCTTCGATGACATCTCCTCCGTCGCCGTCGCGATCGCGCTGCAGGTCGAGGACGGCCGGGTCCACCGGGCCCGGATCGGGCTCGGCGGCGTGGCCGCCACCCCGCTGCGCGGCGAGGCGGCCGAGGAGGTCCTGACCGGAGCCCCGTGGACCGCACCCACCGTCCGTGAGGCGGCCGCGGTGCTCGCCGCCACCGGCACCCCGATGGATGACCACCGAGCCAGCTCCCGCTACCGCCGGGCGATGCTCGAACAGTCCCTGCTGCGCTTCTATGCCCGCAGCCGACCGACCGCACAGACGGAGGTTCCGCGATGAGCAGCCATTCCCCCCTCTCCCAGCGCCCGGAGCCGAGCGACGGCTCCGTCGGCCGGAGCATCCCCCACGAGAGCGCCGCCGAGCACGTCACCGGCGCCGCGATGTACACCGATGACCTCATCGACCGCACCGCGGACGTCCTGCACGCCTGGCCCGTCCAGGCGCCGCACGCCCACGCCCGGGTGGTCTCGCTGCGCACCGCCGCGGCGCTCGAGGTGCCCGGCGTGGTCCGGGTGCTCACCGCCGAGGACGTCCCGGGCCTGAACGACTCGGGCATCAAGGGCGACGAGCCGCTGTTCCCCACCGAAGTCATGTTCCACGGCCATGCCGTGTGCTGGGTGCTCGGCGAGACGCTCGAGGCGGCCCGCCGCGGCGGCGAGCAGGTCGAGGTCGAGTACGAGGAGCTCGACTCGCTGATCACGCTGCCCGAGGCGATCGCCGCCGGCAGTTTCCAGGGCCGGCAGCCGGTGGTCTCCTCGGGAGATCCGCGCGCCGCGCTCGAGGGGGCCGCCCACCGCTTCCGCGGCGAGTTCAGCTTCGGCGGTCAGGAGCACTTCTACCTCGAGACCCAGGCCTCCCTCGCCCACGTCGACGAGGCCGGGCAGCTGTTCATCCAGTCCTCCACCCAGCATCCCAGCGAGACCCAGGAGATCATCTCCCAGGTGCTGGGGATCTCCGCCCACGAGATCACCGTGCAGTCCCTGCGCATGGGTGGCGCCTTCGGCGGCAAGGAGATGCAGTCCCACGGACTGGCCGCGATCGCCGCATTGGGCACCGTGGCCACCGGCCGACCCGTCCGGGTGCGGCTCAGCCGCACCCAGGACCTCACCATGACCGGCAAGCGCCACCCCTTCCACGCCGAGTGGGAGGTGGGCTTCGACGCCGAGGGCCGCCTGCTGGCCCTGCTGGCCACCATCACGGCCGATGGCGGGTGGTCGCTGGACATGTCCGAGGCGGTGCTCTCGCGGGCGCTGTGCCACGTGGACAACTCCTACCTGATCCCGCACATCGAGGTGCAGGGCCGCATCGCCCAGACCCACAAGACCTCCCAGACCGCCTTCCGCGGCTTCGGCGGCCCGCAGGGCATGCTGGTGATCGAGGACATCCTGGGCCGCTGCGCCCCCGAGCTGGGGCTGGACCCCGCCGAACTGCGCCGACGGAACTTCTACCGCCCCGGGGACACCACCCCCTACGGGCAGGAGGTCCGCCACGCGGAGCGCATCGGGCAGATCTGGCAGGAGCTGGAGGGCCGCGCCGACGTGACCGCCCGCCAGGAGGGGATCGCCCGCTTCAACGCGAGCCATCGCGACACCAAGCGGGCACTGGCGATGACCCCGGTGAAGTTCGGCATCTCCTTCAACCTCACCGCCTTCAACCAGGCCGGGGCGCTGGTGCACGTGTACAAGGACGGCTCGGTGCTGATCAACCACGGCGGCACCGAGATGGGGCAGGGCCTGCACACCAAGATGCGCCAGGTCGCCTCCAGCGCCCTCGGCGTCCCGCTGGCGAGGGTGCGACTGGCCCCCACCCGCACCGACAAGGTCCCCAACACCTCCGCCACCGCGGCCAGCTCCGGCACGGACCTCAACGGCGGCGCGGTCAAGAACGCCTGCGAGCAGATCCGCGAACGGCTCGAACAGGTCGCCTCACGCCTGCTCGGGGTCCATCCCGAGGACGTGCGCATCGCCGACGGCATGGTCCGC
Encoded proteins:
- a CDS encoding xanthine dehydrogenase small subunit; the encoded protein is MEPTQITVNGRPLTTAGAEPHTNLLTWLRDQGLTGAKEGCAEGECGACAVLVARPDGEGGSRWTSLNSCLPPALAFADQEIVTAEGLGGAPGIGEDAELHPVQREMAERGGSQCGFCTPGFVCSMAAEYYRPERLADAEEATGEPADEPGDHDHECGANGFDLHALSGNLCRCTGYRPIRDAAYALGDPAQDDPLARRREHSAPGAPAVSVTSGGAEFHRPADLPELLRRVASAPEATLVAGATDVGVETNILHRRPPLQLAIDHLSELRTLIQTPEHLEIGAALTLSEIERDLDGRVPLLAQLFPQFASRLIRNSATLGGNIGTGSPIGDSAPALLALDARIVLASVDGEREVPISEYFTGYRQTVRAPHEIIRALRIPLPVLPATTFLKIAKRRFDDISSVAVAIALQVEDGRVHRARIGLGGVAATPLRGEAAEEVLTGAPWTAPTVREAAAVLAATGTPMDDHRASSRYRRAMLEQSLLRFYARSRPTAQTEVPR
- the xdhB gene encoding xanthine dehydrogenase molybdopterin binding subunit, encoding MSSHSPLSQRPEPSDGSVGRSIPHESAAEHVTGAAMYTDDLIDRTADVLHAWPVQAPHAHARVVSLRTAAALEVPGVVRVLTAEDVPGLNDSGIKGDEPLFPTEVMFHGHAVCWVLGETLEAARRGGEQVEVEYEELDSLITLPEAIAAGSFQGRQPVVSSGDPRAALEGAAHRFRGEFSFGGQEHFYLETQASLAHVDEAGQLFIQSSTQHPSETQEIISQVLGISAHEITVQSLRMGGAFGGKEMQSHGLAAIAALGTVATGRPVRVRLSRTQDLTMTGKRHPFHAEWEVGFDAEGRLLALLATITADGGWSLDMSEAVLSRALCHVDNSYLIPHIEVQGRIAQTHKTSQTAFRGFGGPQGMLVIEDILGRCAPELGLDPAELRRRNFYRPGDTTPYGQEVRHAERIGQIWQELEGRADVTARQEGIARFNASHRDTKRALAMTPVKFGISFNLTAFNQAGALVHVYKDGSVLINHGGTEMGQGLHTKMRQVASSALGVPLARVRLAPTRTDKVPNTSATAASSGTDLNGGAVKNACEQIRERLEQVASRLLGVHPEDVRIADGMVRGPWSLPGAEERLLRFEEVVKEAYLQRVQLFAAGYYRTAGIHWDAARMQGDPFKYFAYGAAASEVEVDGFTGAYRLLRTDIVHDVGDTLSPLIDLGQIEGGFVQGTGWLTLEELRWDESDGPRRGRLATQGASTYKLPSFSEMPPELNVHLLERATETGVVYGSKAVGEPPFMLAFSVREALRGAAAAFGPAGRALELASPATPEAVFWAIEEARAARERCEAAAEPDIGTVERAAEPSPPLTPANPR